Part of the Zingiber officinale cultivar Zhangliang chromosome 6A, Zo_v1.1, whole genome shotgun sequence genome, gctcactagctcctccgtggtttgtggcctatgaatgccaccggCCACGTTCACAATCtcgggcctcggcatcttgagcatcaaccgacctcgttctttctctgtactaactcggacatagacgagccaacctgttgaatttcttcacggcttcctccaatgttgccctgacgaaactccgtgaactcgtcgtagtggcggtttgtaaccgcatgtgaaagaactcctcaagaattccttctcaagtccCCCATGACTCGATTCACCGGGCGCTTCGTTCTAATCCTTTCCCACCACACGCGTGCATCTCCGCAgcgaggcacacttcaccttcgtgTTCGGCGGTccgagctccatcgtgctctcggTGTTTTTAGAacgggcttgagcatcccatggttcactagtgcccgagaagttctcggcttgactctcctcgagtaggcttccttcCTTAGCTTCTCGTTCTTTGAACGTCATGCACGTTATTCTCGTCCAACAATGTACTCTTCCGGTTCCGGGGTGacggtgggggtattctgctggttagcctttaaggtgactatttcctgttgctgttcagctagctgctgctgtaactgagccactaatgctgtaaggtctggaggaggcactgaactacctgcctCTTGCTGGAGCTCGgtggctagtgcccttctagctgggcgtcctcgtgccatttctaatgacatagagaacatatgtataactaatactatcacagttatataatttctgatatcatgtttaaactatcaggTACTAACCggcaataagcatataacatgaactgtaactataagcaagaagcatataacatgaactgtaactataaacaagaacaataaagagagtagaggtattcttacttggaagctgcaggtacaatgctgatgtgtgtgtaggaagtatggaacactgctctgataccactctgtaaggacccgccttctaactactaggctgtaaggcgaatcgctacattactgctaagctatactgtgcggaaaactggtctaaattgaaattttactctactatgactaagacagctgataagaaaggtctaaagaccttcttttctGGTGTACACATGCTGAAAAGGGaactggacatcccaactgagctagggactaggaactaaacttcccaactagctgccgatcgatccacggatcgatcaaattcGCTGCGATGCTGTGCCCTGCTGgaccggtctgcggaccgatccgacagaggctggatcggtcagctgaccgatccaagtgtgtccggatcggtctgcaaaccgatccaggcacctggagacctgggactcgctactgtgttgtactggatcggtcggctgaccgatccaggaggatacagtagcatactatatctgcatggatcggtcggcggaccgatccagtggcacaatcaggctctgatcggtctggagaccgatcagagtctgatttcacccggaaaatcagacttcagcactttggcgtgccaaaaccccacataacctctaactaatgcatcagaaactattctaacaacatgtaataacattctaacatgattactgacattttaaaacattctttcatagttcaatgcgtcccaaatctaaattgcatgaaagtgaaagtatcaaaactaataagctgaaagtaaatgctaacgagttctaatgcataactaaaacttgttagatccctgagatctttcattccagttccacacacacacaccctcatctgcattgacctccagcctccactgctaatccacttttcttttacctgtatctgcagtataagaaaagtagtatctgtaagctaacgcttagtaagaagccatctacctcacaaaatcatgcatacgatgcagttatgatttgaaaacatgctattcgaaaacatactggacaggctagcatggcatggcatacaatcatataaacatggcatactgaactagtcatggcatagcatacaaccaattataaagctaacatagagaactgaactgaaatataatactgagctaaactaactaaactgaagctgcaatcaaactcaactagcataactgtttttgagttttgaaaactaatacataataagtgaaaataataaacatgctgttgggcccggcaactgtacttgctgtgcgcgcatccctactagacccggggttgcaagtcccgaatttagtagggtttactaggttgtctgaacctagggacgactgtgggagtccaacccaatggatatctaatccagtacagtgccactgaaaataaaatactaatatctatagctaactgatataacatgctgtttctaggttatctgaacctagagctaggttatctgaacctagaggcgactgtgggagcctacccattggaccatagtcccatataagctgtagtgagcaaagttactaatttaaatgctactaatgcatttaactgggctaataaacataactgaagggtaattagctaaactaacccctttttcgaacacttggtgtgcttcaacccctctctgcatcaggaaagacacctctaggcacccaaccgcgtctatgatctccaactgaaggagaataaacgtgtccggcccatctaaaggtgctaactaaattcctaatcttcgagaaggttaaaacacatcctaggtgccggaaactacacatatagctaataactaatgcatataaacaaacggagctattataccgcaggtgaggggtttcttacctcgtacgctaatttccttacaaatctacccgctagaaattccggtgaagacgatttctcgacgattccctcgcgtccacgtgctctactcgtggAGGAAtcttccttgtgttgaaatcgttgccGGATGGTGAACTTGGGACCTTTGGAGAAGATCCCTAGGCTCTTCTTGAATTGGCGCCGAGAGaatgaggaagagaggagaggggtgGCGTGGATGGGTGTCGGGGAGAAGGATTGCCGAACCACAAAtctaaaaataacccaaaccaacctaattctcctatttatattaagtggttcaattgaaccaactctaatataaataaaatcgGTTCTCTTTTCTCTCAATATGGCCCGGCTGGTTCACCGGTTTCTAAAGCTAACTaatggtttagcggacccgagaggtcccgggttcgattcccgcttagaccgttttgcttaattaattatttttgctacttacgctactcggaaaattccggaaaaatatctaaaaattccagaaaaatcatagaaaaattctaaaataaattcgggaatttttcgggctttacaccggcactagggggccgctaaggtagcggatctacctttttttttttgaaaagtgaaTAACGCATACCTCCGCCGGTGCATGGACCCCTTTTATATAGTGCTCCAGTAGGCGACGTGCATGTGCCTTAAGGCGTGGACACATTCTCCAAATTGTtctatgaaaggacatgtcaaAAAAATGACTCTGACTCCATACATTAATAGGGCATGCAAATATCTGATAAAACAGTAGAACCTTTCGTCGTATGATTCTCCTGTTGACCATGCCTCATTGTCAGCGGCATTATCTCCCAAAGGaatattaaaaaatatgaaaGGGGTCCCACTGTTTGGTTGAGTGGGGGGCTCGCTCGGTTGGGGATCTCCGCCTTGTTGACCTTAGCTGATCTTCTTCATAATCCCTTGGCTTAATTGATTATTTCCGCCCGACCGGACCAGCGCTCTGGTCACCTTAGCATTCCTCCGCTTCGTGATGAGCATTTGATGTTCTTGCCGTAATACTCTTAGCTGTATGGGTGTTCTGCTCGAACAAGCCACTTGCCGATAAGACACTTCATGCCCGATCGGCAACTACAGTAGACCTTAGCTTGACCAACCTTTAGTGAGTCCGTTGGTTTTCTAGCGTtcaccgtcttgactttgacctccacattgACATTGACTTTGACCTCCGCGCCATCTACTATCTTTGTCCTTGACCCGCACTTGGTGGGCCTCTTATCACCGCATCAGATATATTATAGGTTATATGATTCAatttgaatcaaaagttataattttttaaagtttctatCGATCCTATTTTGATTTTGCTCTGATCCTACCGATCATGTCACAATCCCACCGACTTTACCAATTATGTTCTGATTCTAGGGTAAAAAAATGATCATGCATGATCCAAGATCGATTCGGTGTTTTGAATCATAGGATCGTATGATCCAACTAGCCATTAGTGTAAATTGTAGATGACTATATGTCAAATTTTGATCTTAAAATTGTACGTGATAATATCACATGTCTTAACTACTGTACCACATCGAGAAGACTTTGATCGAGAAATTTATGGAACAGAGGATATGGATGATGATATTGAGGATTAGCTGCTAATCTTATTTAAAAAGGTGTTTTGGATCAACTATGATACTATCTATTTGATTAGGTGAGTTCCGATTGGCCAGGAAATAGCAGTTTGGTCGTACAGGCAGCGCACCACCTGTCGTATTCGAACCGATGGTTAAGCCACATCAGCGCTGATGCTCAAATAAACTTGGATTTCTCTGCTCACCAAAAGTAATCAACACaaaggaaaaggaggaggagaaatAGAGATGGAGTTCTTCCTTTGACACTCACTCCATTCATTACTATTTATCTCCTTCCTCCCTCCAGCttttcttctcatcttcttcGACGTATGAAGAGGCACAGAGGATTCAGATTGGGGCGGTGCCTCGGCCGAGTGTGGCGCCGCCTCTTCCGCCGCCGGCATAAACACTACCTCCGCCTTGACCGCGCCGCCGGATCCTTCTTGCAATCGAGCCGCCTCTCGCAGACCTCGAAAACTACCTCAAAGTTCCGCCATTGGGGCCTCCTCCTCACCCGCCGCTTCCGCCGGAATCAAACCGGCGCGGAGGCCACGCTTCTGGCGGAGGAGCCAGAGGGCGGGCCGACCCCGAAGGGACACCTGGCCGTGTACGTCGGGTGCGAAAGGTACACGGTCCCGGTGATCTACTTCAACCACCCTCTCTTCGGGGAGCTGCTGCGGGAGGCGGAGGAGGAGTTCGGGTTCCACCACACAGGCGGCATCACTCTCCCCTGCCCCACCGCGAGGTTCGAAGACGTAAGGAATCGGATCGCCGCCGACAGCGACAGATCCCGCCGTCGGAGCTAGCTTCCCATGCCATGCTGATGCTGGAGTTCCTCTCCTCTTCGACATCGTACTCATCTCTCTTGTAACGCAGCTTCATTATAATTTTGGATGAATCGACTACAACAAGAAACTTCCTGATATTTTTTAGTATTATTTTCCATCTTACTTGTGTCACATTTCCAATCAACAAAACAAAAACATGAGAAGCTCAAGTGCTTCTTGACGACAGAGTAGACAATAAGCTCTCAACAGGCCTCTTAGCGCATTCTTCCAGCTACGGCGGCGGCCAAGTGAAGGAGCTGTACAAATTCGGATGCCTCTTAGCGCATGCTGACAGGTGAGTGGGTGAGATAGACAATCAGGCAGAGAAGCAGGGAAAGGCCCTCATAGGCTTGGCGGCGGCGGCTGCGGCGGCGCCAAAcatatagatagatagatattGCAAATTGTAAGACTACGACCATGTCACTTTGCAAATTGGTATAATGTGAAATTATAAATTAATGTTTATTACATATTTAAAAGTTtagaattaatattaaaatactcaGCGAGAGGAATGGACCATCAGACGAAACACATGGAAGGCAATTACAGGTTTGGTCGAACAAGAGCTGAGTTAGAGAATCAACAATGTAAAGTCAATTAAACGCAATTTAAACACCACACTTAATTGGCAGAACTTACAAGGACGTTAAACAGAGACTTTTAGGATCGACAAAACCACAATAATCAAAGTTTGGTAATTAAAACCAAAAtgattttctttccttgtacGACTTTACATGTCTGAATTCATGTGTGAAGCAATAGATTGATTTTTTTAAGGAAGCCCAAATGTCCATGCACTTGCAATTTTCATTCATGCTCTGTAATCCAAGCTTAGACATGTGTTAGTGATAGGATGATAGAGATGATTAGATTGTAAAGAAAATTATAATACAATGAAGTGGAGAAAGCTCTCTTCAACAAATGTCTAAAGTTTTAGTTAACAAAGAGGGGAACACTCTCATCAACAATAAAAAAAGGGTAATATGGCGAGATCAAGAAGTGGAGGAGAACTTAAAAAGGATGAATGCCATAAATATGAACAAAGGAGTTGGTAACAAGGGGGAGCACACAAAAATTATCTCCAATCAGAGGAAAATGCAAGATACTACAAGAATGATCAATGCTGTAATTGTAGAAAAGGAAATTACTATACTAGAGATTGTCAATAAAAAAAAAGCAGAAGGGAATGTTGCAACATCTTCCCAGCCCCAAGTTGGAAGTGATGAAGAATGAGATTTTAAGCCACTTGCTATTTTAGAGCCAATTACAAGTAATTCTAATGAGTGTATTTTCTCTTTAACAATCAAGttagaacaaaaaaaaatgataagtgATATTGAGTCTCAACTATTTTAGagctgataagttagaacaaaagTAGACACTGAATGCTCTAATTTTTGGTGTCATAGCAAACAACTCAAAGTTACCTATAACTCGTGGATAGATTTAATTCGAAGCAAGTAGAGTAGGAGAATGTGTTTTTCGTACCTAGAATGAAGAGAAACTTGATATCAATGTCACAACTAACATTCTCAGGAAATCATGTTGTGTTTGGACCAAAATATATGAAAGTTTATGAAATTTTGAAGCCAACAAATACACGACTCATAGAGGGAAATATCAGCTCAAACAACATAAATCGACAAGACTAGAAGAAATGAGATGATTGATTTATCATAAGCTAAAAGTAATAATGTGAAAAAATCAGGCTTAAGGGTCTTCCTTAACTAGATGTTCGAGAGGATACAATATGTTGTGGATGCCTATATGGGAAAACACATCAGTTGCCATGTGAAGACTCCAAGTACAAAGCAAAGAAGTTTCTCAAGATGGTTCACTCAGGCATGTTTAAACATGTGAAGCAACCATGGTTTCCGATATATGATAACATTAAGAATGTTTCACCTCGATTTTGGATAAAATGCATGAAGACAACTATACACATGACAAGTAGGCTGTCACAAGCATcactaaatcattttcaaatatttGGTCGCTTATGTTTTATTTTCATACCTGATCATTTACTCAACAAGTTCGATAAGAAAGCAATAAGATGCATTTTTGTGGAATACGATAATCAAAGAAAATGTTGGAAGTATTCTAACCCTACAATAGGAAGATGTTTCGTCTTTCAAAATGTGATATTTGATGAAGTTTTATCGTAGTGGTCGCCTCAAATGGAAGGCTTACCAGATTTAAAGAAAATTGAGGAGATACTTAGATAAGATAAAGTAATTGAATGAAGCATGTGATTTTAGCACTCACCACTGCAAGACAAGATAAAGTAATTGAAGAACCACAACCTAGAACAGAACCATAATCTAAAATAGAACTAGAACTTAGAATAAAATCAAAACCTGGAACAAAATCGAAAAACAAGAAATTCAAGAACTAATAACCAGAACCCAAAACTTGGAATCCAAAAACTTAAGAACTAGAACCCAAAACCTAACATCCAGAGTTCAAAACCCATAATCCAGAATAGAAACCAGAACCTAGAAGCCACAACCCAAAAACTAGAAATCGAAATTCAAATATCAGTACCTAAAAATTATAATCCAAAATCAGACCATACAGGCATACCAAAAAAGCAGATAGAAGATCAGAAAAACAATGAAAGCCAAGTATGCAAATGTTGCACTCATTGAGAAAGAAAGTAAAAGCATAGACATGAAGAGACGTTCTCAAGCAAAGAATGGAAACTGAAGATATTCACTAAAAGAGTTAACGGTGCAAAAATTGAAGACTTCAAAAGGCAATCTGACCTGACATAAAAAAACATACACCAAGAGACTATAAAAAATCACTGCCtttctctctctccttattcttttGTGATAATTAGAATTTATTAGGATAAAGTTTAGAAAAGAtcaattagaatttttattagaTAAACAAAAAgtgttttttataaaaagtgattAGGGTTATAT contains:
- the LOC121994479 gene encoding auxin-responsive protein SAUR24-like — protein: MKRHRGFRLGRCLGRVWRRLFRRRHKHYLRLDRAAGSFLQSSRLSQTSKTTSKFRHWGLLLTRRFRRNQTGAEATLLAEEPEGGPTPKGHLAVYVGCERYTVPVIYFNHPLFGELLREAEEEFGFHHTGGITLPCPTARFEDVRNRIAADSDRSRRRS